A window of Aeromicrobium sp. Root236 contains these coding sequences:
- the hemW gene encoding radical SAM family heme chaperone HemW yields the protein MPLTERSLSTLGERPFGVYVHVPFCSVRCGYCDFNTYTADELGEGATRASYADTAILEIERAGRELTGAPAVETVFFGGGTPTQLPSADLVRILDAIRRTFGLADGVEVTTEANPDSVTPESLATLRAGGFTRISYGVQSAAPHVLATLERTHDPAGVPQAVRWAREAGFEQLSVDLIYGTPGESIDDWRASIEQAIALEPDHISAYALIVEDGTAFARKVRRGEVVMPDDDETADKYVIADELFAAAGLGWYELSNWAVDDAAQCRHNVLYWHSDNWLGIGPGAHSHVGGERWWNVKHPAAYAQRLTAGESPRHDGETIDAATARMERIMLETRLRTGLSVDSLTADARTSVHGVVARGLAALEGDRLVLTRTGRLLADAVVRELVE from the coding sequence GTGCCCCTGACCGAACGATCCCTGTCCACGCTGGGAGAGCGACCGTTCGGCGTCTACGTCCATGTGCCGTTCTGCTCGGTGCGCTGCGGCTACTGCGACTTCAACACCTACACCGCCGACGAGCTCGGCGAGGGCGCCACCAGGGCGTCGTACGCCGACACGGCGATCCTCGAGATCGAGCGTGCCGGCCGCGAGCTCACGGGAGCGCCGGCCGTCGAGACGGTGTTCTTCGGCGGCGGCACGCCGACCCAGCTGCCGTCGGCCGACCTCGTACGCATCCTCGACGCGATCCGGCGGACGTTCGGGCTCGCCGACGGCGTGGAGGTCACGACCGAGGCGAACCCCGACAGCGTCACGCCCGAGTCGCTCGCGACCCTGCGGGCCGGCGGCTTCACCCGCATCTCGTACGGCGTGCAGTCCGCCGCGCCCCACGTGCTGGCGACCCTCGAACGTACGCACGACCCTGCCGGTGTGCCCCAGGCCGTCCGGTGGGCGCGCGAGGCGGGCTTCGAGCAGCTCAGCGTCGACCTGATCTACGGCACACCGGGGGAGTCGATCGACGACTGGCGCGCCAGCATCGAGCAGGCGATCGCGCTCGAGCCCGACCACATCAGCGCGTACGCCCTGATCGTCGAGGACGGCACGGCGTTCGCCCGCAAGGTCCGACGCGGTGAGGTCGTGATGCCCGACGACGACGAGACCGCCGACAAGTACGTCATCGCCGACGAGCTGTTCGCCGCTGCGGGACTCGGTTGGTACGAGCTGTCCAACTGGGCGGTCGACGACGCGGCCCAGTGCCGGCACAACGTCCTCTACTGGCACAGCGACAACTGGCTCGGGATCGGGCCCGGCGCCCACTCCCACGTCGGCGGCGAGCGTTGGTGGAACGTCAAGCACCCTGCGGCGTACGCCCAGAGGCTGACCGCAGGGGAGTCCCCGCGACATGACGGCGAGACGATCGACGCCGCCACGGCGCGGATGGAGCGCATCATGCTCGAGACCCGGCTGCGCACGGGGCTGTCCGTCGACTCGCTGACCGCCGACGCCCGGACGTCAGTGCACGGCGTGGTGGCGCGGGGTCTCGCAGCTCTCGAGGGTGACCGGCTCGTGCTGACCCGCACCGGCCGCCTGCTCGCCGACGCCGTCGTGCGCGAGCTCGTCGAATAA
- a CDS encoding CHAP domain-containing protein has protein sequence MRHAHGPGRLLGVAVAMVMTLWAAPAQGLSLTVLCTGFTGCLTIGRTDGGYGAAYLQSFWSMTAGHNCTNYVAYRLTHGRLVARPPGTNSALTWGPAATQAGIPVDDVPTVGAIAWWDAGVDGASATSGHVAYVEAIVPGGVLVSEDNLSGDFRWRLMTRLDGTWPSGFIHYPASDGSPSGEFTSVSSPDVGTLDFWGSSMDPDGPAGNRTYLVSLGGPRGTPGAEVFTFESEFFRFHRISHVSTSGPTSMFLYALNAPGTAGGDALLGQRDVTIRATSVTRASFVDSSITRTQHPRVRISLAPTLASGTVDVMRGSTLVKRVTMISGSRLTVSLPRQRRGRWALSIRYRGTRTYEASSRTVYLRVR, from the coding sequence ATGCGCCACGCGCATGGGCCGGGGCGACTGCTGGGAGTGGCGGTCGCGATGGTCATGACACTGTGGGCCGCGCCGGCCCAAGGGTTGTCGCTGACCGTGCTCTGCACGGGATTCACCGGCTGCCTGACAATCGGGCGTACGGACGGCGGCTACGGTGCCGCGTACCTGCAGTCGTTCTGGAGCATGACGGCCGGGCACAACTGCACCAACTACGTGGCGTACCGGCTGACGCACGGCCGGCTGGTCGCCCGTCCTCCGGGCACCAACAGCGCGTTGACCTGGGGCCCGGCCGCGACGCAGGCCGGCATCCCGGTGGACGACGTGCCGACCGTCGGCGCGATCGCGTGGTGGGACGCCGGCGTCGACGGGGCCTCGGCGACCTCGGGTCACGTCGCGTACGTGGAGGCGATCGTGCCGGGCGGGGTGCTCGTCTCGGAGGACAACCTCAGCGGCGACTTCCGCTGGCGGCTGATGACCAGGCTCGACGGCACGTGGCCGTCCGGCTTCATCCACTACCCGGCCTCCGACGGCTCGCCGTCGGGGGAGTTCACGTCGGTGTCATCGCCCGACGTGGGCACGCTCGACTTCTGGGGATCGTCCATGGACCCCGACGGTCCGGCCGGCAACCGGACCTATCTCGTGAGCCTCGGCGGGCCACGCGGCACGCCGGGCGCCGAGGTCTTCACGTTCGAGAGCGAGTTCTTCCGGTTCCATCGCATCAGTCATGTCAGCACCAGCGGACCGACCTCGATGTTCCTGTACGCGCTCAACGCCCCGGGAACAGCCGGCGGCGACGCCCTCCTCGGGCAGCGGGACGTCACGATCCGGGCAACCTCGGTGACTCGGGCGTCGTTCGTCGACTCCTCCATCACGCGGACGCAGCACCCGCGGGTGCGCATCAGCCTCGCGCCGACCCTGGCAAGTGGCACCGTCGACGTCATGCGCGGCTCCACCCTGGTGAAACGGGTGACGATGATCAGCGGCTCGCGGCTGACCGTGTCGCTGCCCCGGCAGCGGAGGGGCCGGTGGGCGCTGTCGATCCGCTATCGCGGCACCAGGACGTACGAGGCGAGCAGCAGGACGGTGTATCTGCGGGTCCGATGA
- a CDS encoding CHAP domain-containing protein — MRIRHLVLAAALALGSLVAATPAQAADLTILCNGWAACAKAGLSSYGYQATYTSSYWSQQAGHNCTNYVAWRLTHNGRVTARVPGTGNASEWANAVTAHPGWGATMSTTPRASTIAWWPANTGLAGAEGHVAYVQKVETIDGKTYVTVSEDNKGGAFRWIRVSGDYLPKGYISFAKASGSIKSEIPAITSPSAKRIDVGGFVTDPDSYASGVVLKAVVRNGAKLVTYTSPRAAKFAFSTFWTSSSMPTGQHTVYLYGANVKGTRGASSVLLHQQVVDIKP, encoded by the coding sequence ATGCGCATCCGTCACCTCGTCCTGGCCGCGGCCCTCGCGCTCGGCTCTCTCGTCGCCGCCACCCCGGCGCAGGCCGCGGACCTCACGATCCTGTGCAACGGCTGGGCCGCTTGCGCCAAGGCCGGGCTCAGCTCCTACGGCTACCAGGCGACGTACACGTCGTCCTACTGGAGCCAGCAGGCCGGCCACAACTGCACCAACTACGTCGCGTGGCGGCTGACCCACAACGGCCGGGTCACCGCGCGCGTCCCGGGCACCGGCAACGCGTCGGAGTGGGCGAACGCGGTGACGGCGCACCCCGGCTGGGGCGCGACGATGTCGACCACACCGAGGGCCAGCACGATCGCGTGGTGGCCGGCCAACACCGGGCTGGCGGGCGCGGAGGGGCACGTGGCGTACGTGCAGAAGGTGGAGACCATCGACGGCAAGACGTACGTGACGGTCTCGGAGGACAACAAGGGCGGCGCGTTCCGGTGGATCCGGGTGTCGGGCGACTACCTCCCGAAGGGCTACATCTCGTTCGCCAAGGCCAGCGGGAGCATCAAGAGCGAGATCCCGGCGATCACCTCACCGAGCGCGAAGCGGATCGACGTCGGCGGGTTCGTGACCGACCCCGACTCGTACGCGAGCGGCGTCGTGCTGAAGGCAGTGGTGCGCAACGGTGCGAAGCTCGTGACGTACACGAGCCCGCGGGCGGCGAAGTTCGCGTTCTCGACGTTCTGGACGAGCTCGTCGATGCCGACGGGGCAGCACACGGTCTACCTGTACGGCGCCAACGTCAAGGGAACCCGTGGGGCGAGCTCGGTCCTGCTCCACCAGCAGGTCGTGGACATCAAGCCGTAG
- a CDS encoding DUF3097 domain-containing protein, with protein MVDRYGTDVLSNDWRKPPRGRTTDVVVEHGMVVEDATTGFCGEVMIIEKDLGMMILEDRRLVRRSFPFGPGFLLDGKPVNLRPPSAATKATSGRTASGSRAVAGAKARVALPSRIYVEGRHDAELVEKVWGDDLRIEGVAVEYLGGIDDLSSIVDEFAPGPDRRLGVLVDHLVPGSKETRIAQQVSGRPHVLVVGHPYVDVWQSVKADRLGMAAWPVIPRGTDWKHGICEAMGWPHRDQADISRAWKHILGRVDSYADLEPAFLGRVEELIDFVTAPTA; from the coding sequence ATGGTTGACCGCTACGGCACCGACGTCCTGTCGAACGACTGGCGCAAGCCGCCGCGCGGCCGCACGACCGACGTCGTCGTCGAGCACGGCATGGTGGTCGAGGACGCCACGACCGGCTTCTGCGGCGAGGTCATGATCATCGAGAAGGACCTCGGCATGATGATCCTGGAGGATCGCCGGCTCGTACGCCGGTCGTTCCCGTTCGGGCCCGGGTTCCTGCTCGACGGCAAGCCGGTCAACCTACGCCCGCCGTCCGCCGCGACCAAGGCCACCTCCGGGCGTACGGCGTCAGGCTCGCGAGCGGTCGCCGGCGCCAAGGCACGCGTCGCCCTGCCGAGCCGCATCTACGTCGAGGGACGCCACGACGCCGAGCTCGTCGAGAAGGTCTGGGGCGACGACCTGCGCATCGAGGGCGTGGCGGTCGAGTACCTCGGCGGCATCGACGACCTCTCGTCGATCGTCGACGAGTTCGCTCCGGGGCCGGACCGTCGGCTCGGGGTCCTGGTGGACCACCTCGTGCCGGGGTCCAAGGAGACCCGCATCGCACAACAGGTCTCCGGTCGCCCGCACGTCCTCGTCGTGGGTCATCCGTACGTCGACGTGTGGCAGTCGGTCAAGGCCGACCGGCTCGGCATGGCCGCATGGCCGGTCATCCCTCGCGGCACGGACTGGAAGCACGGCATCTGCGAGGCGATGGGCTGGCCGCACCGCGACCAGGCCGACATCTCCCGGGCGTGGAAGCACATCCTCGGCCGGGTCGACTCCTACGCCGACCTCGAGCCGGCGTTCCTGGGACGGGTCGAGGAGCTCATCGACTTCGTCACCGCACCTACGGCTTGA
- the hrcA gene encoding heat-inducible transcriptional repressor HrcA — protein MSDDRRLDVLRAIVEDYVATQEPVGSRSLLDRHHLGVSPATIRNDMAALEDEGYIMQPHTSAGRIPTDKGYRMFVDRLATVKALSPAERRAIETFLTGAVDVDDVVQRSVRVLAQLTNQVAIVQYPSLTRSTVRHIEVVALEGARVLLVVITSSGRVEQRIIELVETPSEQLVSDVRSRITQATVGQRLPEASLRLADMIETFAPNDRPIVTSIVTTLSQTFTNERSDERIAVGGTANLVRFGSDFDTAIKPVLEAIEEQVVLLKLLGEATGGLTVRIGSETGHESLSSTAVVSSAYGLDDQALATLGTVGPTRMDYPATMAAVGAVARYVGRMLADN, from the coding sequence ATGTCTGACGACCGCCGTCTCGACGTGCTGAGAGCCATCGTCGAGGACTACGTCGCGACGCAGGAGCCCGTGGGCTCGCGCTCGCTGCTCGACCGGCACCACCTGGGGGTCTCGCCGGCCACGATCCGCAACGACATGGCCGCGCTCGAGGACGAGGGCTACATCATGCAGCCCCACACCAGCGCCGGCCGCATCCCGACCGACAAGGGCTACCGGATGTTCGTCGACCGGCTCGCGACGGTCAAGGCGTTGTCGCCGGCCGAGCGCCGGGCCATCGAGACGTTCCTGACCGGCGCGGTCGACGTCGACGACGTGGTGCAGCGCTCCGTGCGCGTCCTGGCCCAGCTCACCAACCAGGTCGCGATCGTGCAATATCCCTCGCTGACCCGCTCGACGGTGCGCCACATCGAGGTCGTCGCCCTCGAGGGTGCTCGCGTCCTGCTCGTGGTCATCACGAGCAGCGGCCGGGTCGAGCAGCGCATCATCGAGCTCGTCGAGACCCCCTCCGAGCAGCTCGTCAGCGACGTCCGGTCGCGCATCACGCAGGCCACGGTCGGCCAGCGGCTGCCCGAGGCCTCGCTGCGGCTGGCCGACATGATCGAGACGTTCGCCCCCAACGACCGCCCGATCGTCACGTCGATCGTCACGACCCTGTCGCAGACTTTCACCAACGAGCGCTCCGACGAGCGCATCGCGGTCGGCGGCACGGCCAATCTCGTACGCTTCGGCAGCGACTTCGACACCGCGATCAAGCCGGTCCTCGAGGCGATCGAGGAGCAGGTCGTGCTGCTGAAGCTGCTCGGTGAGGCCACCGGTGGTCTCACGGTGCGCATCGGCAGCGAGACCGGCCACGAGAGCCTGTCGAGCACGGCCGTCGTCTCCTCGGCGTACGGGCTGGACGACCAGGCCCTCGCGACGCTCGGCACCGTCGGGCCGACCCGCATGGACTATCCCGCAACGATGGCCGCCGTCGGCGCCGTCGCCCGCTATGTCGGCCGCATGCTGGCCGACAACTGA
- the dnaJ gene encoding molecular chaperone DnaJ codes for MAQDYYATLGVGREATADEIKKAYRKLARQLHPDVNSEPDASDRFKEVTVAYEVLSDPQKRSTYDRGGDPLSAHGSGGFGGQGFNFDDIMDAFFGQNASRGPRPRTQRGQDALLRLNVDLAEAAFGVTHEIKVDTAVTCTTCQGSGAANGSQPVTCRTCHGHGDVQHVQRSLLGDIRTSRPCPTCHGFGTVIPEPCPECAGEGRVRSRRSISVTIPAGVDQGTRIQLSGEGEVGPGGGPAGDLYLEINVARHPVFQRKGDQLFCQITVPMTAAALGTHLDLPTLEADLPEPDEGSTTVELDVAPGTQSGDTLTIKGHGVPRLRGSGRGDLKVQVIVETPARLDDEQRELLVQLAKLRDEERPEALIANNHKGVFGKIKDAFK; via the coding sequence ATGGCCCAGGACTACTACGCAACGCTCGGTGTCGGGCGCGAAGCGACCGCCGACGAGATCAAGAAGGCGTACCGCAAGCTCGCGCGCCAGCTGCATCCCGACGTCAACAGCGAGCCGGACGCCTCCGACCGCTTCAAGGAGGTCACGGTCGCCTACGAGGTGCTCTCGGACCCACAGAAGCGCTCCACGTACGACCGCGGCGGCGACCCGTTGAGCGCCCACGGCAGCGGCGGCTTCGGCGGCCAGGGCTTCAACTTCGACGACATCATGGATGCGTTCTTCGGCCAGAACGCCAGTCGCGGCCCCCGGCCCCGCACGCAGCGTGGCCAGGACGCCCTCCTCCGGCTCAACGTCGACCTCGCCGAGGCGGCGTTCGGCGTGACCCACGAGATCAAGGTCGACACGGCCGTCACCTGCACGACGTGCCAGGGCAGCGGGGCGGCCAACGGCTCACAGCCCGTCACCTGCCGCACCTGCCACGGACACGGCGACGTCCAGCACGTGCAGCGCTCGCTGCTGGGCGACATCCGTACGTCGCGCCCGTGCCCCACGTGCCACGGGTTCGGCACCGTCATCCCCGAGCCGTGCCCCGAGTGCGCGGGTGAGGGACGGGTCCGCTCGCGCCGCTCGATCTCGGTCACGATCCCGGCCGGCGTCGACCAGGGCACCCGCATCCAGCTGTCGGGCGAGGGCGAGGTCGGACCCGGCGGTGGGCCGGCCGGCGACCTCTACCTCGAGATCAACGTCGCGCGCCACCCGGTCTTCCAGCGCAAGGGCGACCAGCTGTTCTGCCAGATCACGGTGCCGATGACGGCGGCCGCGCTCGGCACGCACCTGGACCTGCCGACACTCGAGGCCGACCTGCCCGAACCGGATGAGGGGTCGACGACGGTCGAGCTCGACGTCGCGCCCGGCACCCAGTCCGGCGACACGCTGACGATCAAGGGCCACGGCGTGCCGCGCCTGCGGGGCTCCGGTCGTGGCGACCTCAAGGTCCAGGTCATCGTCGAGACCCCCGCCCGGCTCGACGACGAGCAGCGGGAGCTCCTCGTTCAGCTGGCCAAGCTCCGCGACGAGGAGCGTCCCGAGGCCCTGATCGCCAACAACCACAAGGGTGTCTTCGGCAAGATCAAGGACGCGTTCAAGTGA
- a CDS encoding HIT domain-containing protein — MSTSDPDCIFCKIVAGDIPAEIVSTTEHTVAFRDLDPQAPTHVLVIPKRHEPDIGSLAAADAEATIALLAEAKQIAETEGNGSYRLVFNTGADAHQTVFHCHAHVLAGRALGWPPG, encoded by the coding sequence GTGAGCACCTCAGATCCGGACTGCATCTTCTGCAAGATCGTCGCGGGCGACATACCCGCCGAGATCGTCTCGACCACCGAGCACACGGTGGCGTTCCGCGACCTCGACCCGCAGGCGCCGACGCACGTGCTCGTGATCCCCAAGCGGCACGAGCCCGACATCGGCAGCCTTGCGGCGGCCGATGCCGAGGCCACGATCGCGTTGCTCGCCGAGGCGAAGCAGATCGCCGAGACCGAGGGCAACGGGTCCTACCGGTTGGTCTTCAACACGGGGGCGGACGCCCACCAGACGGTGTTCCACTGCCACGCCCACGTGCTGGCCGGCCGCGCGCTCGGCTGGCCGCCCGGCTAG
- a CDS encoding SDR family oxidoreductase translates to MRIAVAGSTGLVGRNVVAAATAAGYEVVGLARENGIDLTSPDGLAERLAGVDAVIDVTASPGIDEEASTKFFTTVARNLGQAATEAGVARTVVLSIIGVDAMPDYGYYVAKLAQEKAVIENAPGPRILRAAQFLNFPAQMLEWSRQGDVVSLPEMKTQPVAVEEIAKLLLALADGTETRTRVELAGPKPEDLADLVRQLIAHRGEQLTVETSVQSQAMADGACLPGPDAIIAGPDFATWLAEQD, encoded by the coding sequence ATGCGCATTGCCGTCGCAGGCTCGACCGGACTCGTCGGACGAAACGTCGTCGCCGCCGCCACCGCTGCCGGCTACGAGGTCGTCGGGCTGGCCCGAGAGAACGGGATCGACCTCACCTCCCCCGACGGCCTCGCCGAGCGCCTGGCCGGCGTGGACGCCGTCATCGACGTCACGGCCAGCCCCGGCATCGACGAGGAGGCGTCCACGAAGTTCTTCACCACGGTCGCCCGCAACCTGGGCCAGGCAGCCACGGAGGCCGGCGTGGCGCGCACCGTCGTCCTCTCGATCATCGGCGTGGACGCGATGCCCGACTACGGCTACTACGTGGCCAAGCTCGCCCAGGAGAAGGCGGTCATCGAGAACGCACCCGGTCCGCGCATCCTGCGAGCCGCGCAGTTCCTCAACTTCCCCGCGCAGATGCTCGAGTGGTCCCGGCAGGGCGACGTCGTGTCGCTGCCGGAGATGAAGACCCAGCCGGTCGCCGTCGAGGAGATCGCCAAGCTGCTGCTCGCCCTCGCCGACGGCACCGAGACGCGTACGCGCGTCGAGCTGGCCGGACCGAAGCCCGAGGACCTCGCCGACCTCGTCCGCCAGCTCATCGCCCACCGTGGTGAGCAGCTGACGGTGGAGACGTCGGTCCAGAGCCAGGCCATGGCCGACGGAGCGTGCCTGCCGGGGCCGGACGCGATCATCGCCGGCCCGGACTTCGCCACCTGGCTCGCCGAGCAGGACTAG
- a CDS encoding Rrf2 family transcriptional regulator, giving the protein MKMSAGVEWALHCCSVLSTASAPVPAHRLAELHGVSRTYLAKHLQALSKAGLIHAIEGRDGGYELSRPAGDVTVYDVVRAVDGPEAAFRCTEIRQQGPLPTTGEACKVPCGIAKVMADAERAWRDSLRGVTIADLAATVDANLPGTWDTVRQWLAAPSTQ; this is encoded by the coding sequence ATGAAGATGTCGGCCGGAGTCGAATGGGCCCTGCACTGCTGCTCCGTGCTCAGCACCGCGAGCGCCCCGGTGCCGGCGCACCGTCTGGCCGAGCTGCACGGCGTCTCCAGGACGTACCTCGCCAAGCACCTGCAGGCGCTCTCGAAGGCTGGCCTGATCCACGCCATCGAGGGGCGTGACGGCGGCTATGAGCTGTCGCGGCCGGCGGGGGACGTCACGGTCTACGACGTCGTGCGTGCGGTCGACGGCCCTGAGGCGGCGTTCCGGTGCACCGAGATCCGGCAGCAGGGACCGCTGCCGACCACGGGCGAGGCGTGCAAGGTGCCGTGCGGCATCGCGAAGGTCATGGCCGACGCCGAGCGCGCGTGGCGTGACTCGTTGCGCGGAGTGACGATCGCCGACCTCGCCGCGACGGTCGACGCCAACCTGCCGGGCACGTGGGACACCGTGCGGCAGTGGTTGGCTGCGCCGAGCACCCAGTGA
- a CDS encoding PhoH family protein: MTDDTTPAHTFTIPSSVPAVALLGPADEFLRLIEDSFEARIHARGNTITVTGSPAEAAMVERLLDELVTIVRTGQNLTRETVERSVTMLRAETEEKPAEVLSLNILSNRGRTIRPKTVNQKRYVDAIDNHTIVFGIGPAGTGKTYLAMAKAVQALQAKEVTRIILTRPAVEAGEHLGFLPGTLGEKIDPYLRPLYDALHDMIDPETIPKLLTSGVIEVAPLAYMRGRTLNDAFIILDEAQNTTQEQMKMFLTRLGFGSKIVVTGDVTQVDLPSSTKSGLRVVQDILDDVRDIHFSQLTANDVVRHKLVGRIVAAYDSFEADRPQRSRVAEAGAEPHERRRTQ; this comes from the coding sequence ATGACTGACGACACCACACCTGCTCACACGTTCACGATCCCGTCGAGCGTTCCGGCAGTGGCCCTGCTCGGGCCCGCCGACGAATTCCTGCGCCTCATCGAGGACTCCTTCGAGGCGCGCATCCACGCGCGCGGAAACACCATCACGGTGACGGGTTCGCCCGCCGAGGCGGCCATGGTCGAGCGGCTGCTCGACGAGCTCGTGACGATCGTGCGCACGGGGCAGAACCTCACGCGCGAGACGGTCGAGCGCAGCGTCACGATGCTCCGCGCCGAGACCGAGGAGAAGCCGGCCGAGGTGCTGAGCCTCAACATCCTGTCCAACCGCGGACGGACGATCCGGCCCAAGACCGTCAACCAGAAGCGCTACGTCGACGCGATCGACAACCACACGATCGTGTTCGGCATCGGCCCGGCCGGCACCGGCAAGACCTACCTCGCGATGGCCAAGGCCGTCCAGGCACTCCAGGCCAAGGAAGTCACCCGCATCATCCTGACCCGGCCCGCCGTCGAAGCCGGCGAGCACCTCGGCTTCCTGCCGGGCACGCTGGGCGAGAAGATCGATCCCTACCTGCGCCCGCTCTACGACGCGCTGCACGACATGATCGACCCCGAGACGATCCCCAAGCTGCTGACGTCGGGCGTCATCGAGGTCGCACCGCTGGCCTACATGCGCGGCCGCACGCTCAACGACGCGTTCATCATCCTCGACGAGGCGCAGAACACGACGCAGGAGCAGATGAAGATGTTCCTGACGCGCCTGGGCTTCGGGTCCAAGATCGTCGTGACCGGAGACGTCACGCAGGTCGACCTGCCGTCGAGCACCAAGAGCGGTCTGCGCGTCGTGCAGGACATCCTCGACGACGTGCGCGACATCCACTTCTCGCAGCTGACCGCCAACGACGTGGTCCGCCACAAGCTCGTGGGCCGCATCGTCGCTGCCTACGACTCGTTCGAGGCCGACCGGCCGCAGCGCAGCCGCGTGGCAGAGGCGGGTGCAGAGCCGCATGAACGTCGACGTACTCAATGA
- the ybeY gene encoding rRNA maturation RNase YbeY, giving the protein MNVDVLNESGADVDVVGLTRLCRFTMRRMRLHPATELTVRLVDPETIATLNEQWMGKKGPTDVLSFPMDELTPGREGAESPEGYLGDIALCPQVAEQQAPAAGHTTQDEVDLLTVHGILHLLGYDHAEPEEHKEMFGIQGRLLLEWQQAAEGKDPEQP; this is encoded by the coding sequence ATGAACGTCGACGTACTCAATGAGTCCGGCGCCGACGTCGATGTCGTCGGCCTGACCCGGCTGTGCCGCTTCACGATGCGGCGCATGCGTCTCCACCCCGCCACCGAGCTGACCGTACGCCTCGTCGATCCCGAGACCATCGCCACGCTCAACGAGCAGTGGATGGGCAAGAAGGGGCCGACCGACGTGTTGTCGTTCCCGATGGACGAGCTCACGCCGGGCCGCGAGGGCGCCGAGAGCCCTGAGGGCTATCTCGGTGACATCGCCCTGTGTCCACAGGTCGCCGAGCAGCAGGCACCTGCTGCCGGCCACACCACGCAGGACGAGGTCGACCTGCTGACGGTGCACGGCATCCTCCACCTCCTGGGCTACGACCACGCGGAGCCCGAGGAGCACAAGGAGATGTTCGGCATCCAGGGCCGGCTCCTGCTCGAGTGGCAACAGGCGGCCGAGGGCAAGGACCCCGAACAACCGTGA
- a CDS encoding hemolysin family protein, with protein sequence MSWAPIVVSVVLALVAGTLASVDAAISAFSKARAEELEDEGRGGAGRLAQILEDPAPYLNSVLLVRVVAETSSVVLVALFVADHVDGLWGRLLIAVGIMVVVSFVLIGVGPRTLGRQHAESIALASALPVIALTRLLGPIPQLLILLGNAVTPGKGFREGPFASEVEVRELVDLAAASSVIESDEGRMLQSVFELGDTIAREVMVPRTDLVFIERHKTLRQAMSLALRSGYSRMPVIGENLDDIVGMAYLKDITKRVFDNHDAETSERIESIARPCLFVPDTKHADDLLKEMQAERTHVAIVVDEFGGTSGMVTIEDIVEEIVGEITDEYDTEPEESEQLSDGSWRLSSRFEVDDLEDLFDIPIEDEDVDSVGGLMAKHLGKVPIRGSVVEVEGLRFEAEGPSGRRNRIGRVLVSRIDQPTDTTASRGSDHGTQS encoded by the coding sequence ATGAGCTGGGCGCCGATCGTCGTGTCGGTCGTCCTTGCGCTGGTCGCGGGCACCCTGGCCAGCGTCGACGCGGCCATCTCGGCGTTCTCCAAGGCGCGCGCCGAGGAGCTCGAGGACGAGGGCCGCGGGGGAGCGGGCCGCCTCGCCCAGATCCTCGAGGACCCGGCGCCCTACCTCAACTCGGTGCTGCTCGTGCGCGTCGTCGCCGAGACGTCGAGCGTCGTGCTGGTCGCCCTGTTCGTCGCCGATCACGTCGACGGGCTCTGGGGCCGTTTGCTCATCGCCGTCGGCATCATGGTCGTGGTCAGCTTCGTCCTGATCGGCGTCGGCCCCCGTACGCTCGGCCGTCAGCACGCCGAGTCCATCGCGCTCGCATCGGCGCTGCCGGTCATCGCGCTGACCCGCCTGCTCGGCCCGATTCCGCAGCTGCTGATCCTGCTCGGCAACGCCGTCACGCCCGGCAAGGGTTTCCGCGAGGGTCCATTCGCCTCCGAGGTCGAGGTGCGCGAGCTCGTCGACCTCGCCGCCGCCAGCTCCGTCATCGAGTCCGACGAGGGCAGGATGCTGCAGTCGGTGTTCGAGCTCGGCGACACGATCGCCCGCGAGGTCATGGTGCCCCGCACGGACCTGGTGTTCATCGAGCGCCACAAGACCCTGCGACAGGCGATGTCGTTGGCCCTGCGCAGCGGCTACTCCCGCATGCCGGTCATCGGCGAGAACCTCGACGACATCGTGGGCATGGCCTATCTCAAGGACATCACCAAGCGCGTCTTCGACAACCACGACGCAGAGACCTCCGAGCGCATCGAGTCGATCGCCCGACCGTGCCTGTTCGTGCCCGACACCAAGCACGCGGACGACCTCCTCAAGGAGATGCAGGCCGAGCGCACGCACGTGGCGATCGTCGTCGACGAGTTCGGCGGCACGTCCGGGATGGTCACGATCGAGGACATCGTCGAGGAGATCGTCGGCGAGATCACCGACGAGTACGACACCGAACCCGAGGAGAGCGAGCAGCTCTCGGACGGCTCATGGCGGCTCAGCTCGCGGTTCGAGGTCGACGACCTCGAGGACCTGTTCGACATCCCGATCGAGGACGAGGACGTCGACTCCGTCGGCGGGCTCATGGCCAAGCATCTCGGCAAGGTCCCGATCCGCGGCAGCGTCGTCGAGGTCGAGGGGCTGCGGTTCGAGGCCGAGGGGCCTTCGGGCCGGCGCAACCGCATCGGCCGCGTCCTCGTGAGCCGCATCGATCAACCCACAGACACCACAGCATCGAGAGGTTCGGACCATGGAACTCAGTCCTGA